Proteins encoded by one window of Agelaius phoeniceus isolate bAgePho1 chromosome 3, bAgePho1.hap1, whole genome shotgun sequence:
- the LOC129121161 gene encoding uncharacterized protein LOC129121161 isoform X1 — translation MSGALKLSCSSLIFVLSFRCRRMKSRAEPLIPGEGIPPSRKSRLRAAVKAEWARWSTCHLSWPGMPIPGAVAALGTPRNRGGQVSSGHPLESNQDLRYPEEPRSQRLETTAPRHTRSMFQHPRPTEDGFCLLLFQKLSVGASGLEKGKNLYYHRGQFDVSLAERSVVGPALWKKRERVSPQPDQSLCWAGQFRPISGFS, via the exons atgtctggagctcttaagttatcctgcagctctttgatttttgtcctttctttcaggtgcagaaggatgaaatccagggcagagcccctcatcccgggtgaggggattcccccgagcag gaagtcaaggctgagagcagcagtcaaggccgagtgggcgag gtggtccACTTGCCATCTATCCTGGCCGGGCATGCCCATTCCAG gtgctgtcgctgccctaggcacgccaaggaacagaggagggcag gtatcttctgggcaccctctggagtcaaatcaagatttgag gtacccTGAGGAGCCTCGTAGCCAAAGGTTGGAAACGACAGCACCGAGGCACACACGGAGCATGTTTCAACATCCACGTCCgaccgaggatggattttgtctgctccttttccaaaagCTGAGTGTCGGGGCCAGTGGtttggagaaggggaaaaacctttactatcACAGAGGGCAATTTGATGTCAGTTTAGCAGAGAGGTCTGTAGTGGGACCGGCTCtctggaagaaaagggagagggtttctcctcagcctgaccagagcctttgctgggcagggcagttccgacCCATCTCAGGATTCTCGTGA
- the LOC129121161 gene encoding uncharacterized protein LOC129121161 isoform X2, which yields MKSRAEPLIPGEGIPPSRKSRLRAAVKAEWARWSTCHLSWPGMPIPGAVAALGTPRNRGGQVSSGHPLESNQDLRYPEEPRSQRLETTAPRHTRSMFQHPRPTEDGFCLLLFQKLSVGASGLEKGKNLYYHRGQFDVSLAERSVVGPALWKKRERVSPQPDQSLCWAGQFRPISGFS from the exons atgaaatccagggcagagcccctcatcccgggtgaggggattcccccgagcag gaagtcaaggctgagagcagcagtcaaggccgagtgggcgag gtggtccACTTGCCATCTATCCTGGCCGGGCATGCCCATTCCAG gtgctgtcgctgccctaggcacgccaaggaacagaggagggcag gtatcttctgggcaccctctggagtcaaatcaagatttgag gtacccTGAGGAGCCTCGTAGCCAAAGGTTGGAAACGACAGCACCGAGGCACACACGGAGCATGTTTCAACATCCACGTCCgaccgaggatggattttgtctgctccttttccaaaagCTGAGTGTCGGGGCCAGTGGtttggagaaggggaaaaacctttactatcACAGAGGGCAATTTGATGTCAGTTTAGCAGAGAGGTCTGTAGTGGGACCGGCTCtctggaagaaaagggagagggtttctcctcagcctgaccagagcctttgctgggcagggcagttccgacCCATCTCAGGATTCTCGTGA